A segment of the Pseudomonas versuta genome:
CAACCAGCTAAAACAGGACCAAAGCGTCAATGCCGAGATCGAGCGGTTGTACCGGATTGCTGCCGAGAACGGCCATTACAAGGCCAATATCAACCTGCAGAACGGCACCATGCGTGGTCATTTCAAACTGCGGGGCGATGAGCATTTGCGCCTGAGCCAGCAACTGATCGATGCGGGTGTGGCGACGGGTTATTACTTTATTGGCATCTTCCTGAAGAACGGCTCGGCCGGGTTGCAGCAGGAACCGGAAATGTCATTGCGTTATTTTCGCAAGGCAGCCGACCAGGGCAGTGCCCTAGCCCAGTATGTCCTTGGAGAAAAACTGGCCCCCATCGATATTGCGCCGGATATTGCCCGGCAGATGCGCCGCTGTGCAGCAGAGCAGAGCAGGGACATGGCGAGGCAGCTACAGATCTAGGCGTTGATTTATCGATAGATGGCCATTATCAGGAGGCACTCGAAGCATTCCAGCTTGGAGTCGTTGCAGGTGACAGCACCTCGGCTTCTGTGCCAGCGGCTTAGCCCTCGTACCTCCAGGCCCTGCGGTTCTTCAGATAAACCGTGCACTGAGGATTACGGTCGCTGCGCGACCGGACGTAGCCTTCGGCAACTGCTACAAAAACGGGGGTTGTGGTGGCCAACGTTCAGGCGCACTGCTGTTTGTCAGGCAACAGTTGCCACACAGACTGTTGCCCTGCCAACTCCCTGTGTTTGCTATAAAACATAAACTATTGATTTATAAGTAAAAAATATCTGGCATGGATTCTGCTCCTGCTCTGTTACCGGTTGTCCCTGCCGACAACCCAACATGTGTAAAGAGTGAGAAATCCATGCCGCACAACCCTGCCGATGCTCCGTATCCACTTTCCGTTGCCAATGCCCATGTGATCCGCACGGATGCCGAAGCCATTGATGTTGCCCATAAAGTGGCGGCATTTTTGCTGGAGGGTGACGCTGAGCGTGACCGGCTGCGTCAGGTGCCCGCCGAGGTGGTCGACGTGTTTTCCAATAGCGGCCTGTGGGGCATTACCGTGCCCGCAGAGTTTGGCGGGGCGCAGGTGTCTTACGCCACGCTGGCCGAGGTGATCACCATTATTTCCGCTGCCGATGCGTCCCTGGGGCAGATCCCGCAGAACCATTACTGCCTGCTCGAAGATATTCGCCTGCAAGGCAATGACGAGCAAAAGGCCTGGTTTTTTGATCTAGCGCTCAAGGGCAATCGCTTTGCCAATGCGATCTCGGAAACCGGCGGCAAAACCGTTCAGGATATTCAGACCCGCTTTGTCGAGGATGGCGAGCAGGTGGTCATCAATGGCCGTAAAGGCTATTGCACCGGTTCGCTTTATGCTCACTGGCTCGGGGTGCTGGCGCTGGATGGCGCGGACAAGGCCCATCTGGCTTTCGTGCCGCGTGCCACTCCCGGGCTGACGGTGGTGGATGACTGGTCCAGCATCGGCCAGCGCAACACGGCCAGCGGCACGGTGCTGTTAAAGGATTTGCGGGTGGCGCAGTTCAACGTTTTCAAGACTTACCGCTCGTATGAACATCCGACGCTGGCAGGCCCGTTTGCGCAAATTACCACCGCCGCGATCGATGCCGGTATTGCCCGCGCCGCCCTGCGCGACACCCTCAGTTTTGTCCGTGAGCACGCCCGGCCATGGATCGACTCGGGCCTGGACAAGGCCAGTGACGACCCGCTGACCATCATCCAGATCGGCAAGCTGAGTATCCAGCTGGACGCTTCTGAAGCCTTGCTCGAACGTGCCGGCAAGGTCATGGACAGCGTGCGCGAAGCGCCGGGTGAAGACGGTGTGGCGCGCGCATCGGTGGCGGTGGCCAAGGCCAAGGTGCTGACCACTGAAATCGCTCTGGAAGCCAGCACCCGCTTGTTTGAGCTGGGCGGTACGCGCTCGTCCCTGGCCCACCATAACCACGACCGTCACTGGCGCAATGCCCGGGTCCACACCCTGCATGATCCGGTGCGCTGGAAATACCACGTGGTGGGTAACTGGCTGTTGAACGGGGTCAATCCGCCCCGTCACGACTGGTCTTAAGCGTGGGTGCTTTGCTGATCAACCTCAACTGGCCTGAAATCGGCCGGGCCTGTCTCGATACCCTGAGCATGCTCGGCGTGGCCCTGGGTTTTACCCTGTTGCTGGGCTTGCCGCTGGGGGTGTTGCTGTTCCTCACCGGCAAGCAGCAGCTGCACGCCAGACCCGGCCTGTACCGGCTGCTATCGGTGCTGGTGAATATCCTGCGCTCGCTGCCATTCATCATCCTCCTGATTTTGCTGATCCCGCTGACCGCCTTGCTCACCGGGACTTCCCTCGGTGTGAAGGGCGCCATCGTGCCACTGGTGGCGGGCTGCACGCCGTTCTTTGCACGACTGGTGGAAATCGCCCTGCGGGAAGTCGATCACGGGGTGGTGGAGGCGACTCAGGCCATGGGCGCCAGCACCTGGCAAGTGATCCGCCACACCCTGCTGCCAGAGGCGCGCCCCGCGCTGATCGCAGGCGTCACCGTGACGGCCATCGTGCTGGTGGATTGCACCGCGATGGCCGGGGTCGTAGGCGGCGGTGGGCTGGGAGACCTGGCGGTGCGCTTCGGTTATCAGCGTTTTCAGACTGACGTGATGGTGGTCACCGTGGCCTTGCTGGTGTTGTTGGTGCAGGGCCTGCAAATCAGCGGCGACCGCCTGGTGCTGCGTTATAGCCGTCGCTGAGACGGCCAATTTCTTATTGTCCGGAGTGTATGTAATGAAAAAGCTGTTTGCCCTTGTGGCCGTGCTTGCTGCTTTTACCGCCCAGGCGAACGAGAAACTGGTGGTCGGTGCCAGCCCGGTGCCCCATGCCGAGATTCTTGAGTTCGTCAAACCGCAACTGGCCCAGGAGGGGGTTGATCTGGATATCAAAGTGTTCAGCGACTTTATCCAGCCCAACGTGCAGTTGGCGGAGAAAAACATCGACGCCAACTACTACCAGTACCGACCGTTTCTGGATGAGTTCAACAAGACCCGGCACACCGATCTGGTGCCGGTAGCGGGTGTGCACATCGAACCTTTCGGTGCCTATTCGACCCGGATCAAAAACATCTCCGAGCTTAAGGATGGCGCCTCCGTGGCCATTCCCAATGACCCGGTGAACGCCGGTCGCGCACTGGTGCTGCTGGACGAAGCGGGGCTGATCAAGCTCAAGGACCCAAGCAACACACTGTCGACCACCCGCGACATCGCCGAGAACCCCAAACACCTGAAAATCCGCGAGCTGGAAGGGGCATTGCTGGCCCGTGCAGTGAACCAGGTCGACCTGGCTTTCGTGTTCGCCAACTACGCCCTGGAAGCCGGTATCGACACCAACAGCGCGCTGATTGTCGAGAAGGGCAAGGACCTGTATATCGAATACCTGGTGGCCCGTGCGGACAACATCGATAGCCCGGCCATCCAGAAACTGGCCAAGGCACTGAACTCACCGCAAGTGCGCGAGTTCATCCTCACGCGCTACAAAGGTCAGATCGTTCCGGGCTTCTAAGGCAGCTGGCGGCTGGCTGCCACGATCAGCATCATCGGCCGATGCATCTCATCCGCAAGACCGGGGCAGCTGGCCAGATCCTCGGCATCCGGTCCCCATTCGTTTATGTGGTCGAGGGTGAACCCGGTTTCGATCAGCAGATTGAGCAGGGTGCCCAGCGTACGGTGATGCTTGATCACACCCTTGCTCAGCCAGTCGGTTGAGCGCGGGCCTTGCTGTTGGTAGTGGTCGACCGGCCAGGTTTTTTGCCCTTGGGCGTCAATGATCCAGCCCGGTTTGAGGCTGGCCATGTAGATCGGATGCTCAATCGAAAACACCAGCTTGCCACCCGGCAGCAGGGCGTCAAACACCTTGCGCAGCAATGCTCCCAGGTCCTGGATGTAGTGCAATGCCAGCGAGCTGTAGACCAGGTCGAAGCCCGACTCTGCAAGTACCAGCTGTTCCAGATCAGCCCGCCGGTAAGTGATGCGCGGGTCGTTATGGCTGGCCCTGGCGCGCTCCAGCATCTTGTTTGAAACGTCCAGCCCCAGCACGCTGGCAGCGCCCTGTTGCGCCGCCCAGTGACAGAACCAGCCATAACCGCAGCCCAGATCCAGCACCTTGCACCCGGCCAGCGGCGGCAACAGCGAGCGCAGGGCCGGCCATTCAGGCGCACCGTCCAGGCCTTCAACGGAGCGTGGCAAGCGGCTGTACCCCTCGAAGAACTCGGGAGTGTCATAGATGTTCTGGGTCATGGGTGACGCCTCCAAATGTACATACACCGCAAAATCACTGTAGGAGCGAGCTTGCTCGCGAGCTCTTTGAACATCAACAGCTCGCCAGCAAACTCGCTCCAGCAGAGGATCTGCGCTGTTGCCTGGCCAACAATAGATACACAGACTGTGCGGCTCTCAACAACGCTGGCCGCTCAATGGGCCCCGGGACACAAGCTTGAGCACCGTGGCATGTTAGCTGCAAGGACCTGGCCCCGGCTTCAAAACTTAATTAAAGGATCACTCATGCGTTACCGCCAACTGGGCAGCAGCGATATCAAGGTCAGCGTCATCGGGCTTGGGACCATGACCTGGGGTCATCAAAACAGCGAAAGCGATGCCCACCAGCAGATCGAGCTGGCGCTGGCAGAAGGTGTCAATCTGATCGACACCGCCGAGATGTACCCCACGCCGACCCATGCCGATACCTGGCGTACCACTGAACGCTATATCGGCAACTGGCTGGCACGCAGTGGTCGCCGGGACGAGGTGGTACTGGCCAGTAAAATTGCCGGCCCCGCCCGCGAACCCGGCGGGCAGTTGCACATTCGCGAGGGCCTGACCCGCCACGACAGGCGCAATATTGTCGAGGCGCTGGACGGCAGTCTCAAGCGTCTTAATACCGACTATCTGGACCTCTATCAATTGCACTGGCCGGACCGGGCGACCAATTTTTTCGGTCTGCGCGAGTATCCGTATGTTGAGGACAACCAGAGCGTGGCCATTGAAGAAACGCTGTCGGTGCTGGCCGAACAGGTCAAGGCCGGCAAGATCCGGCACATTGGCGTGTCCAACGAAACCCCCTGGGGCGTGGCCGAATTTATCAAGCAGAGTGAGCGCCTGGGTTTGCCGCGCATTGTCAGTGTGCAAAACCCCTACAGCTTGATCAGCCGTTTGTACGAGGGCGGGCTCTCGGAGTTCAGCCACCGCGAAGGCGTAGGGCTGCTGGCGTATTCACCCCTGGCATTCGGCTCGCTGACCGGCAAATACCTGGGCGGTGCGCGTCCCCAGGGCTCGCGTCTGTCGTCGGTGTACCGCACGTTCACCCGCTATGACGGCCCGGAGGTAGACCAGGCCGTCAGCGGTTACCTGCAGATCGCCAGAGAGCACAACCTGAGCCCGGCGCAACTGGCCCTGGCTTACGTCATCAACAAACCCTTTGTGGCCAGTGCTCTGACGGGCCAGACCAGCCTCGCCCAGTTACGCGAAAACCTCGGCGCGCTGCACATCACCCTGGATCAAGAAATCCTGGCCCGGATCGAGGCCGTGCACCAGCGCACACCCAACCCTGCGCCGTAGGAGCACGACTGATGCCCAAGCAACTGCATGTCAATCTGTTTGAAATGAACTGTGTGAGCCATATCGTCCACGGGCTGTGGGTGCATCCCGAGAACAACCGGCACCGCTTCAACGATCTGGACTACTGGACCGAACTGGCTCAATTGCTGGAGTACGGTACGTTCGACGGGGTGTTTCTGGCGGATGTGATTGGCACCTACGATCAATTTCGAGATGGCCCGCAAACCGCATTGCGCGAGGCCATGCAAATCCCCAGCAATGATCCGTTGATGGTGATTCCGGCCATGGCGGCGGTCACCAAAAACCTCGGGTTTGGCGCTACCTTTTCCACCACCTACGAGCCGCCATTTGCCTTTGCGCGACGCATGAGCACCCTCGATCACCTGACCAAAGGCCGGGTGGGCTGGAACATCGTGACCTCTTATCTACCCAATGCAGCGCGCAATTTCGGGCATGCCACAGAGGTGGTGCATGACCACCGCTACGAGATCGCCGACGAATATCTGGATGTGCTTTACAAGTTGTGGGAGGGCTCCTGGGACGATGACGCGGTGATCCAGGACCGCGAGCAACGGATCTACACCGACCCGGCCAAAGTGCGCTATATCGATCACGTCGGCGAGCATTTCAAAGTCGCCGGGCCGCATTTGTGCCAGCCTTCGCCCCAGCGCACCCCGGTGCTGTTCCAGGCCACCGGGTCAGCGGCGGGTATCGAATTTGCCGGGCGTCACGCTGAAGTGGTGTTTACCGGCGGTATCGACACGGCGGCGGTACGCGCCAATATCCAGGCCATGCGCAGCAAGGCGATCGCCCATGAGCGTGACCCGGCGGGGTTGAAATTCATCGTCATGGCCGGGGTGATCGTTGGCCGTACCGACGAAGAGGTCAGCCGCAAACTCGACAGCTATCGCCAGTTGATGAGCGTTGAAGCGTCCCTGGCCCATGCCCAGTCGGCGGTTGATTTGACGGCCTACCCCGGCGATGCCCTGATCAGCGATTTGATCAGGCTTGAGGTCAAGGGCTGGCAGAGTTTGCAGCGCTACAAACCCGAGTGGACGGTAAGCACCGTGTTGGCCCAGTTCTCGGGTTTTAACCGGGAGCGTTTTTTCGTTGCCGGAACCCCGACTGTAGTCGCCGACCAGATCGAAAAGTGGCTGGATGAGGACGGCATCGACGGGATCAATTTGCGTCAGTACCTGTCCTTTGAAACCGCGCGCGATTTCATTGAACTGGTGGTGCCGGAGTTGCGCCGTCGCGGACGTTTTCGCGAGCGCTACAGCGAGGGTGAAACCCTGCGCGAACGCTTGTTCGGTGCAGGGCAAGCGCGCTTGCCGGATGATCATTTCGGCGCCCGATACCGCGACCCGGCAGTACTGCGCCAACCGGCGCAGCCGTTGCGTTTTTGATCCGGAACTTGGCCCTGCACAATCATTGCGCGAGCTGGCTAGCGCAGCGATGGTAATCCTCGGTTGATGCGGTAGTCGCTGACGAGGAACGAGGCTGCGATGGACTGCGCAGCAGGCCCGATGAATGAAGGCCCTGCGGACCTTATCGCAGCCTCGTGCCTCGTCAGCGACTACAAGAGCTGACCGTTTTTCATAGCAATTGCCGCAGGCGGCGTCCGATTGCGCAGCGATGGTAATCCTCGGTTGATGCGGTAGTCGCTGACGAGGAACGAGGCTGCGATGGACTGCGCAGCAGGCCCGATGAATGAAGGCCCTGCAGCCCTTATCGCAGCCTCGTGCCTCGTCAGCGACTACAAGAGCTGACCGTTTTTCATAGCAATTGCCGCAGGCGACGTCCGATTGCGCAGCGATGGTAATCCTCGGTTGATGCGGTAGTCGCTGACGAGGAACGAGGCTGCGATGGACTGCGCAGCAGGCCCGATGAATGAAGGCCCTGCGGCCCTTATCGCAGCCTCGTGCCTCGTCAGCGACTACAAGAGCTGACCGTTTTTCATAGCAATTGCCGCAGGCGACGTCCGATTGCGCAGCGATCGTAATCCTCGGTTGATGCGGTAGTCGCTGACGAGGAACGAGGCTGCGATGGACTGCGCAGCAGGCCCGATGAATGAAGGCCCTGCAGCCCTTATCGCAGCCTCGTGCCTCGTCAGCGACTACAAGAGCTGACCGTTTTTCATAGCAATTGCCGCAGGCGACGTCCGATTGCGCAGCGATGGTAATCCTCGGTTGATGCGGTAGTCGCTGACGAGGAACGAGGCTGCGATGGACTGCGCAGCAGGCCCGATGAATGAAGGCCCTGCAGCCCTTATCGCAGCCTCGTGCCTCGTCAGCGACTACAAGAGCTGACCGTTTTTCATAGCAATTGCCGCAGGCGACGTCCGATTGCGCAGCGATGGTAATCCTCGGTTGATGCGGTAGTCGCTGACGAGGAACGAGGCTGCGATGGACTGCGCAGCAGGCCCGATGAATGAAGGCCCTGCGGCCCTTATCGCAGCCTCGTGCCTCGTCAGCGACTACAAGAGCTGCCCGCTTTTCGTAGCGGCAACTGTTGGCTCACCAACAGTTGCCGCACAGAGTGTTGGTTTTACCCCGGCAGCACCTCGCGTTTCCCCCCTGTTTAC
Coding sequences within it:
- a CDS encoding SfnB family sulfur acquisition oxidoreductase, whose translation is MPHNPADAPYPLSVANAHVIRTDAEAIDVAHKVAAFLLEGDAERDRLRQVPAEVVDVFSNSGLWGITVPAEFGGAQVSYATLAEVITIISAADASLGQIPQNHYCLLEDIRLQGNDEQKAWFFDLALKGNRFANAISETGGKTVQDIQTRFVEDGEQVVINGRKGYCTGSLYAHWLGVLALDGADKAHLAFVPRATPGLTVVDDWSSIGQRNTASGTVLLKDLRVAQFNVFKTYRSYEHPTLAGPFAQITTAAIDAGIARAALRDTLSFVREHARPWIDSGLDKASDDPLTIIQIGKLSIQLDASEALLERAGKVMDSVREAPGEDGVARASVAVAKAKVLTTEIALEASTRLFELGGTRSSLAHHNHDRHWRNARVHTLHDPVRWKYHVVGNWLLNGVNPPRHDWS
- a CDS encoding ABC transporter permease subunit → MLGVALGFTLLLGLPLGVLLFLTGKQQLHARPGLYRLLSVLVNILRSLPFIILLILLIPLTALLTGTSLGVKGAIVPLVAGCTPFFARLVEIALREVDHGVVEATQAMGASTWQVIRHTLLPEARPALIAGVTVTAIVLVDCTAMAGVVGGGGLGDLAVRFGYQRFQTDVMVVTVALLVLLVQGLQISGDRLVLRYSRR
- a CDS encoding MetQ/NlpA family ABC transporter substrate-binding protein, which produces MKKLFALVAVLAAFTAQANEKLVVGASPVPHAEILEFVKPQLAQEGVDLDIKVFSDFIQPNVQLAEKNIDANYYQYRPFLDEFNKTRHTDLVPVAGVHIEPFGAYSTRIKNISELKDGASVAIPNDPVNAGRALVLLDEAGLIKLKDPSNTLSTTRDIAENPKHLKIRELEGALLARAVNQVDLAFVFANYALEAGIDTNSALIVEKGKDLYIEYLVARADNIDSPAIQKLAKALNSPQVREFILTRYKGQIVPGF
- a CDS encoding class I SAM-dependent methyltransferase; protein product: MTQNIYDTPEFFEGYSRLPRSVEGLDGAPEWPALRSLLPPLAGCKVLDLGCGYGWFCHWAAQQGAASVLGLDVSNKMLERARASHNDPRITYRRADLEQLVLAESGFDLVYSSLALHYIQDLGALLRKVFDALLPGGKLVFSIEHPIYMASLKPGWIIDAQGQKTWPVDHYQQQGPRSTDWLSKGVIKHHRTLGTLLNLLIETGFTLDHINEWGPDAEDLASCPGLADEMHRPMMLIVAASRQLP
- a CDS encoding NADP(H)-dependent aldo-keto reductase, with product MRYRQLGSSDIKVSVIGLGTMTWGHQNSESDAHQQIELALAEGVNLIDTAEMYPTPTHADTWRTTERYIGNWLARSGRRDEVVLASKIAGPAREPGGQLHIREGLTRHDRRNIVEALDGSLKRLNTDYLDLYQLHWPDRATNFFGLREYPYVEDNQSVAIEETLSVLAEQVKAGKIRHIGVSNETPWGVAEFIKQSERLGLPRIVSVQNPYSLISRLYEGGLSEFSHREGVGLLAYSPLAFGSLTGKYLGGARPQGSRLSSVYRTFTRYDGPEVDQAVSGYLQIAREHNLSPAQLALAYVINKPFVASALTGQTSLAQLRENLGALHITLDQEILARIEAVHQRTPNPAP
- a CDS encoding LLM class flavin-dependent oxidoreductase, which codes for MPKQLHVNLFEMNCVSHIVHGLWVHPENNRHRFNDLDYWTELAQLLEYGTFDGVFLADVIGTYDQFRDGPQTALREAMQIPSNDPLMVIPAMAAVTKNLGFGATFSTTYEPPFAFARRMSTLDHLTKGRVGWNIVTSYLPNAARNFGHATEVVHDHRYEIADEYLDVLYKLWEGSWDDDAVIQDREQRIYTDPAKVRYIDHVGEHFKVAGPHLCQPSPQRTPVLFQATGSAAGIEFAGRHAEVVFTGGIDTAAVRANIQAMRSKAIAHERDPAGLKFIVMAGVIVGRTDEEVSRKLDSYRQLMSVEASLAHAQSAVDLTAYPGDALISDLIRLEVKGWQSLQRYKPEWTVSTVLAQFSGFNRERFFVAGTPTVVADQIEKWLDEDGIDGINLRQYLSFETARDFIELVVPELRRRGRFRERYSEGETLRERLFGAGQARLPDDHFGARYRDPAVLRQPAQPLRF